In Corylus avellana chromosome ca2, CavTom2PMs-1.0, the following proteins share a genomic window:
- the LOC132172882 gene encoding intermediate cleaving peptidase 55, mitochondrial isoform X2, producing the protein MQILVRKLLPRISFKQVTGYRTYCTKKVVDIGQPTPASHPQLLREGEITPGITTEEYISRRKKLLDLLPEKSVAIIAAAPVKMMTDVVPYTFRQDADYLYITGCQQPGSVAVLGHECGLCMFMPEADPYDVIWQGEIAGVDAALRTFKADKAYSIRKLPEILPEIIRRSSKLFHNEQTAMPTYMHLEPFQKAAKNGIVENLSSLTHELRWKKSPAELKLMRESASVACQALLQTMFHSKTYPFEGVLSAKFEYECRMRGAQRMAFNPVVGGGPNASVIHYSRNDQQIKDGELVLMDVGCELQGYVSDLTRTWPPCGSFSSAQEELYYLILQTNKECLKLCKPGATIQQIHNYSVEMLRKGLKEIGILKNEGSSSYHQLNPTSIGHYLGMDVHDCSKISYNRPLEPGDNN; encoded by the exons ATGCAGATTCTAGTAAGAAAACTGCTGCCGAGAATCTCATTCAAACAG GTTACAGGTTATCGTACATATTGTACAAAGAAGGTTGTTGATATTGGGCAGCCAACTCCTGCATCTCATCCGCAG TTACTCAGAGAAGGGGAGATCACTCCTGGAATAACTACTGAGGAATACATatcaaggagaaaaaaattgttggatCTTCTCCCAGAAAAGAGTGTGGCTATCATTGCGGCTGCCCCTGTAAAGATGATGACAGATGTTGTGCCTTACACATTTCGGCAAGATGCTGATTATTTGTATATTACTGGTTGCCAACAACCTGGAAGTGTGGCGGTTTTAGGTCATGAGTGtggtttatgcatgttcatgccAGAAGCAGATCCTTAT GATGTTATTTGGCAAGGGGAAATTGCAGGAGTTGATGCAGCGTTGAGGACGTTCAAGGCTGATAAAGcatattcaattagaaaattaCCTGAG ATTCTTCCAGAAATAATAAGGAGATCCTCCAAATTGTTCCACAATGAGCAGACAGCCATGCCAACATATATGCATCTGGAACCCTTTCAGAAGGCAGCTAAAAATGGCATAGTGGAAAATCTGTCTAGTTTAACCCATGAGTTACGTTGGAAAAAATCACCAGCAGAGCTTAAGTTGATGAGGGAATCTGCATCAGTTGCTTGCCAG GCTCTTCTGCAGACAATGTTTCATTCAAAGACATATCCTTTTGAGGGTGTACTATCAGCTAAGTTTGAATATGAATGCAGAATGAGAGGTGCTCAGAGAATGGC ATTCAACCCTGTGGTTGGTGGTGGACCTAATGCTAGTGTTATACATTATTCTCGAAACGATCAGCAG ATCAAAGATGGGGAGCTTGTTTTGATGGATGTTGGGTGTGAATTGCAGGGTTATGTTAGTGATCTTACTCGCACCTGGCCACCCTGTGGTAGCTTCTCTTCTGCTCAA GAAGAGCTTTATTATCTTATACTACAAACGAACAAGGAATGCCTGAAGCTTTGCAAACCTGGTGCTACCATACAGCAAATTCACAATTATTCA GTTGAAATGCTACGAAAAGGACTCAAGGAGAttggaattttgaaaaatgagggAAGCAGTTCCTACCACCAGCTGAACCCAACTTCTATAG GTCACTATCTGGGAATGGATGTGCATGATTGTTCTAAGATCAGCTATAACCGGCCTTTGGAGCCAG GTGATAACAATTGA
- the LOC132172881 gene encoding cytochrome P450 71D8-like, which translates to MVLQYSLALTIFILFLSLVWLLKACKRRSKLQKLPPGPWKLPLIGNLHNLVGSLPHHALQELARKHGDLMHLQLGEISAVVASSPRMAKEFMKTHDLAFAQRPEFLVPKIMFYGGSDIAFSPYGNYWRQMRKVCVLELLSAKRVQSFSSLREEEVHTLIESIHLSSGSAIDFSQHISTLTSNIVSRAAFGSKCRDQDEFRSLTREFVSLSGGFELADLFPSQKFVHVISGVKAKLEKIHGKIDKILENIIHEHKENLMSTSTEQEDLVDVILGLQQSGTLEFPITTNNIKAIILDIFSGGVDTSSTTIEWAMSEMMRNPRVLKKAQVEIRQALKGKKKIHEKDLQNLSYLTSVIKETLRLHPAGALLLPRECGEACEIDGYKIPIKTKVIINAWAIGRDPAYWQEAESFIPERFASNSIDFKGTHFEYIPFGAGRRMCPGVLFALANVELPLAQLLYQFDWKLPGTMKPEDLDMIEDFGAVVRRKNNLCLIPTSLAL; encoded by the exons ATGGTGCTGCAGTATTCCTTGGCTCTCACCATTTTcattctcttcctctctttggTTTGGCTGTTGAAGGCATGTAAAAGAAGATCCAAGCTCCAGAAGTTGCCCCCGGGGCCATGGAAGTTACCTCTCATAGGAAACTTGCACAACTTGGTAGGATCACTGCCACACCATGCTCTCCAAGAACTAGCAAGGAAACATGGAGATCTCATGCACCTACAACTGGGTGAAATTTCTGCAGTTGTGGCATCATCCCCTAGGATGGCCAAAGAGTTCATGAAAACACATGACCTTGCCTTTGCACAGAGGCCAGAGTTTCTTGTTCCTAAAATTATGTTCTATGGTGGCTCAGACATTGCCTTCTCTCCATACGGTAATTATTGGAGGCAAATGAGAAAAGTATGTGTATTGGAGCTCCTAAGTGCCAAGAGGGTCCAAtccttttcttctcttagaGAAGAAGAGGTTCATACTCTCATTGAGTCAATCCATTTATCTTCAGGATCTGCAATAGATTTTAGTCAACATATTTCCACTTTGACAAGTAACATTGTATCTAGAGCAGCATTCGGGAGCAAATGCAGAGACCAAGATGAATTTCGATCGTTGACCAGGGAATTTGTATCATTGTCAGGAGGATTTGAGTTGGCTGATTTGTTCCCTTCACAGAAATTTGTTCATGTGATTAGTGGGGTGAAAGCTAAACTAGAGAAGATCCATGGGAAGATTGACAAGATCCTGGAGAACATCATCCATGAGCATAAGGAGAACCTGATGAGTACATCAACTGAGCAGGAAGATCTTGTTGATGTCATTTTAGGCCTTCAGCAAAGTGGTACACTTGAGTTCCCAATCACAACCAACAACATCAAGGCCATCATTTTG GATATATTTAGTGGTGGAGTTGACACTTCATCTACAACAATAGAGTGGGCTATGTCAGAAATGATGAGAAACCCTAGAGTGTTGAAGAAGGCACAAGTTGAGATAAGACAAGCCttaaaagggaagaaaaaaatccaTGAAAAAGACCTTCAAAATCTAAGTTACTTGACCTCAGTGATCAAAGAAACTCTAAGATTACACCCTGCTGGTGCTTTGTTACTCCCAAGAGAATGTGGAGAGGCATGCGAAATTGATGGATATAAAATACCCATCAAAACCAAAGTCATCATAAATGCATGGGCAATTGGAAGAGATCCTGCATATTGGCAAGAAGCTGAGAGCTTTATACCAGAGAGGTTTGCTAGCAATTCAATTGATTTTAAAGGGACCCACTTTGAGTATATCCCTTTCGGGGCAGGAAGGAGGATGTGCCCAGGAGTGTTATTTGCTTTAGCCAATGTTGAACTTCCTCTTGCTCAGCTCCTTTATCAATTTGACTGGAAACTCCCCGGCACGATGAAACCAGAGGATTTGGACATGATTGAAGACTTTGGTGCTGTTGTTAGAAGGAAAAACAACTTGTGTTTGATTCCTACTTCACTTGCCCTTTGA
- the LOC132172537 gene encoding rhodanese-like domain-containing protein 6 isoform X1 encodes MAEPKAQAQDEERYGVLLYYKYIEIPDLDELVAFYESNCNSLGLLGRVRLSPNGVNVTVGGKLSLLEKHVAAVRSNSLFEGTDFKLAACDRPLNDKVAEECGFNALSIRVVKELVTLSSHPLLKSPEISNAGIHLSAVEFHSALQSAGQGQFSEKDSPAYNGGLVLLDARNLYETRIGKFNAPNVETLDPGIRQYSDLPSWIDDNSEQLKGKRVLMYCTGGIRCEMASAYIRSKGSGFENVFQLFGGIQRYLEQFPDGGFFEGKNFVFDHRIAVGSSDERTISTCLLCGSSFDDYSSRCRCAYCRMLVLVCDSCRIEGALYVCELCLKHGKGVESVASNGNGKTQAEASVVELKTVLSDTKLSSQLAWSHDNRSPRKLRILCLHGFRQNASSFKGRTASLAKKLKNIAELVFVDAPHELPYIYQPCFTGSHGDCTSPSLHQIRPPLTENCKKKFAWLVAPDFSGTSGADWKIADGPFDPFQYQQQTGGFDVSLAYLKAVFSQEGPFDGILGFSQGAAMAALVSAQLERLKGEMDFRFVILCSGFALKLSEFEHQSINCPSLHIFGSDHGEDRQIANQASRDLASLFDDGCCGIIEHDSGHIIPTRSPYIDEIKNFLQRFL; translated from the exons ATGGCAGAGCccaaagcccaagcccaagaCGAAGAGCGGTATGGCGTCCTCCTCTACTACAAGTACATCGAAATCCCCGACCTCGACGAACTTGTCGCCTTCTACGAGTCCAACTGCAATTCCCTCGGCCTCCTCGGCCGTGTCCGCCTCTCTCCTAACGGCGTCAACGTCACC GTTGGCGGGAAGTTATCGTTATTGGAGAAACACGTCGCTGCTGTGAGGTCAAATAGTTTGTTTGAAGGGACTGACTTCAAGCTCGCGGCTTGTGATCGCCCACTGAATGACAAGGTTGCAGAGGAATGTGGATTCAATGCGCTTTCCATTCGAGTCGTCAAG GAACTGGTTACTCTTAGTTCTCACCCATTGTTAAAGTCACCTGAAATTTCAAACGCTGGGATTCATCTGTCTGCAGTTGAATTTCATTCTGCTCTTCAGAGTGCTG GGCAAGGGCAATTTTCAGAGAAAGATAGTCCAGCATACAATGGAGGACTTGTTCtattagatgcaagaaatttATATGAGACAAGAATTGGGAAGTTCAACGCACCAAATGTGGAAACTTTGGATCCGGGAATCAGGCAGTATAGTGATCTGCCCTCATGGATAGATGATAACTCTGAGCAATTGAAAGGGAAACGTGTTCTTAT GTACTGCACTGGAGGGATAAGGTGTGAGATGGCATCGGCATATATTAGGTCTAAAGGTTCTGGGTTTGAGAATGTGTTTCAG TTATTTGGTGGGATACAGCGTTATTTAGAACAATTCCCAGATGGTGGATTTTTCGAAGgaaagaattttgtttttgaccATCG GATAGCAGTTGGGAGCTCAGACGAGAGAACTATTTCTACCTGCCTTCTTTGTGGCTCTTCATTTGATGATTATTCTTCACGCTGCCGATGCGCCTATTGTAGGATGCTAGTTTTGGTCTGTGATAGTTGCAGG ATTGAGGGTGCTCTATATGTTTGCGAGCTCTGCCTGAAACATGGCAAGGGTGTTGAGTCTGTGGCATCAAACGGAAACGGCAAAACTCAGGCGGAAGCATCAGTAGTTGAGCTTAAAACTGTTTTGTCAGATACCAAACTCTCATCTCAACTGGCTTGGAGTCATG ATAACAGGTCTCCAAGAAAACTCAGAATCTTATGCCTGCATGGGTTTCGGCAGAATGCCTCCAGTTTTAAAGGAAGAACTGCATCATTAgccaaaaaactcaaaaacattGCTGAGCTAGTTTTTGTTGATGCACCACATGAACTACCATACATTTACCAACCCTGCTTCACAGGGTCACATGGAGATTGCACATCACCTTCACTACACCAAATCCGTCCTCCACTGACTGAGAATTGTAAGAAAAAGTTTGCATGGTTAGTAGCACCTGATTTCAGTGGAACGAGTGGAGCTGATTGGAAAATCGCAGATGGTCCGTTTGATCCTTTCCAGTACCAGCAGCAAACCGGTGGCTTTGATGTATCACTGGCATATTTGAAGGCTGTGTTCTCTCAGGAAGGGCCATTTGATGGGATCCTGGGATTTTCTCAGGGAGCCGCAATGGCTGCTTTAGTCTCTGCACAACTAGAAAGGCTAAAAGGTGAAATGGATTTTAGATTTGTGATTTTGTGCTCTGGGTTTGCTCTTAAATTATCCGAGTTCGAGCATCAATCGATCAACTGCCCTTCGCTTCACATTTTCGGCAGTGACCACGGTGAGGACAGGCAGATTGCAAACCAAGCTAGCAGGGACCTTGCTTCTTTATTTGATGATGGTTGCTGTGGGATAATTGAACATGACTCTGGTCATATAATTCCTACTCGGTCTCCCTATATCGATGAgattaaaaattttcttcaacgtTTCCTATGA
- the LOC132171637 gene encoding uncharacterized protein LOC132171637 has product MSVVTEEIKAKAEFYQGDQICQEKSKELLKEILLPNGLLPLKDIEECGYVRETGFVWLRQKKETTHKFQKIGKLVTYATEVTAYVEQHRIKKLTGVKTKELLIWVTLNEIYVDDPPTGKITFKTPAGLFRSFPVTAFEVEEEAKEVKENKDVKEAVEVREV; this is encoded by the coding sequence ATGTCTGTGGTGACAGAGGAGATCAAGGCCAAGGCAGAGTTCTACCAGGGGGATCAGATTTGTCAAGAGAAGTCGAAAGAGTTGCTCAAGGAAATACTGTTGCCCAATGGCCTATTGCCTCTGAAAGACATTGAGGAATGTGGGTATGTGAGGGAGACAGGATTTGTGTGGCTGAGGCAGAAAAAGGAGACAACCCACAAGTTTCAGAAGATTGGGAAGCTTGTGACCTACGCCACTGAAGTGACAGCATATGTTGAGCAACACAGGATCAAGAAGCTCACTGGGGTGAAGACAAAGGAGCTCTTGATCTGGGTCACTCTGAATGAAATCTATGTGGATGATCCCCCTACAGGGAAGATCACTTTCAAAACTCCTGCAGGGCTGTTCAGGTCATTTCCTGTCACAGCATTTGAAGTTGAGGAGGAGGCCAAGGAAGTGAAGGAAAACAAGGATGTGAAGGAAGCTGTGGAAGTCAGAGAGGTCTGA
- the LOC132172882 gene encoding intermediate cleaving peptidase 55, mitochondrial isoform X1, translating to MQILVRKLLPRISFKQVTGYRTYCTKKVVDIGQPTPASHPQLLREGEITPGITTEEYISRRKKLLDLLPEKSVAIIAAAPVKMMTDVVPYTFRQDADYLYITGCQQPGSVAVLGHECGLCMFMPEADPYDVIWQGEIAGVDAALRTFKADKAYSIRKLPEILPEIIRRSSKLFHNEQTAMPTYMHLEPFQKAAKNGIVENLSSLTHELRWKKSPAELKLMRESASVACQALLQTMFHSKTYPFEGVLSAKFEYECRMRGAQRMAFNPVVGGGPNASVIHYSRNDQQIKDGELVLMDVGCELQGYVSDLTRTWPPCGSFSSAQEELYYLILQTNKECLKLCKPGATIQQIHNYSVEMLRKGLKEIGILKNEGSSSYHQLNPTSIGHYLGMDVHDCSKISYNRPLEPGVVITIEPGIYIPSFFNGPERYQGIGIRIEDEVLITETGYEVLTGSMPKEVKHIESLLNNFCHGIGMESPNKIRAASS from the exons ATGCAGATTCTAGTAAGAAAACTGCTGCCGAGAATCTCATTCAAACAG GTTACAGGTTATCGTACATATTGTACAAAGAAGGTTGTTGATATTGGGCAGCCAACTCCTGCATCTCATCCGCAG TTACTCAGAGAAGGGGAGATCACTCCTGGAATAACTACTGAGGAATACATatcaaggagaaaaaaattgttggatCTTCTCCCAGAAAAGAGTGTGGCTATCATTGCGGCTGCCCCTGTAAAGATGATGACAGATGTTGTGCCTTACACATTTCGGCAAGATGCTGATTATTTGTATATTACTGGTTGCCAACAACCTGGAAGTGTGGCGGTTTTAGGTCATGAGTGtggtttatgcatgttcatgccAGAAGCAGATCCTTAT GATGTTATTTGGCAAGGGGAAATTGCAGGAGTTGATGCAGCGTTGAGGACGTTCAAGGCTGATAAAGcatattcaattagaaaattaCCTGAG ATTCTTCCAGAAATAATAAGGAGATCCTCCAAATTGTTCCACAATGAGCAGACAGCCATGCCAACATATATGCATCTGGAACCCTTTCAGAAGGCAGCTAAAAATGGCATAGTGGAAAATCTGTCTAGTTTAACCCATGAGTTACGTTGGAAAAAATCACCAGCAGAGCTTAAGTTGATGAGGGAATCTGCATCAGTTGCTTGCCAG GCTCTTCTGCAGACAATGTTTCATTCAAAGACATATCCTTTTGAGGGTGTACTATCAGCTAAGTTTGAATATGAATGCAGAATGAGAGGTGCTCAGAGAATGGC ATTCAACCCTGTGGTTGGTGGTGGACCTAATGCTAGTGTTATACATTATTCTCGAAACGATCAGCAG ATCAAAGATGGGGAGCTTGTTTTGATGGATGTTGGGTGTGAATTGCAGGGTTATGTTAGTGATCTTACTCGCACCTGGCCACCCTGTGGTAGCTTCTCTTCTGCTCAA GAAGAGCTTTATTATCTTATACTACAAACGAACAAGGAATGCCTGAAGCTTTGCAAACCTGGTGCTACCATACAGCAAATTCACAATTATTCA GTTGAAATGCTACGAAAAGGACTCAAGGAGAttggaattttgaaaaatgagggAAGCAGTTCCTACCACCAGCTGAACCCAACTTCTATAG GTCACTATCTGGGAATGGATGTGCATGATTGTTCTAAGATCAGCTATAACCGGCCTTTGGAGCCAGGTGTT GTGATAACAATTGAACCAGGAATCTACATCCCATCTTTTTTCAATGGTCCAGAGAG GTATCAAGGCATTGGGATAAGGATTGAGGATGAGGTCCTCATTACAGAAACTGGTTATGAG GTCCTCACTGGGTCAATGCCGAAAGAAGTTAAACACATTGAATCCTTGCTAAATAACTTCTGCCATGGAATCGGGATGGAGAGCCCTAACAAGATCAGAGCTGCATCCAGTTGA
- the LOC132171454 gene encoding protein AGENET DOMAIN (AGD)-CONTAINING P1, whose amino-acid sequence MAPKPTTVSTTRWRFQPGTRVEISPNDVGFVGSWFTGTVLKAYRNKYLVQYETLVTDLDPSEPVRETLDVSQLRPFPSRETLRELRVGDDVDAYYNEGWWEGVVTEELAGGRLGVFFRASREHIGFEKEDLRLHRDWVHGKWVPPFQQDEKVSSTTEVKVKSIEAKTTQEIFSKGTLVEVGSDEDGFHGAWFAATIVAEAVGKGKFLVQYQSLRTDDDSGFLREEIDTLHIRPYPPETLVVDRFNLYEEVDACYNDGWWVGVISKVLVGTKYRVFFRDTNEEMEFQHSNLRPHQEWIDGKWVMASLAQEL is encoded by the exons ATGGCTCCCAAGCCCACCACCGTCAGCACGACCCGGTGGCGGTTCCAACCGGGCACCCGAGTAGAGATCAGCCCAAACGACGTCGGATTCGTGGGATCCTGGTTCACCGGCACGGTCCTCAAAGCCTACCGAAACAAATACCTCGTCCAATACGAGACCCTGGTGACGGACCTCGACCCGTCCGAGCCCGTGCGCGAGACCCTCGACGTGTCGCAGCTCCGTCCGTTCCCATCCCGGGAGACACTGCGGGAGCTCCGGGTGGGGGATGACGTGGACGCGTACTACAACGAGGGGTGGTGGGAGGGCGTGGTGACGGAGGAGTTGGCGGGTGGGAGGTTGGGGGTTTTCTTCAGGGCGTCCAGGGAGCACATTGGGTTTGAGAAGGAGGACCTGAGGCTGCACAGGGACTGGGTTCACGGGAAATGGGTTCCGCCATTTCAGCAAGACGAG AAAGTGTCAAGTACCACAGAGGTAAAAGTAAAATCTATTGAAGCAAAAACAACCCAGGAGATATTTAGCAAGGGGACACTGGTTGAGGTTGGCAGTGATGAAGATGGTTTTCATGGTGCTTGGTTTGCTGCTACCATTGTTGCAGAAGCAGTGGGAAAGGGCAAGTTTCTTGTCCAGTACCAGAGCCTGAGGACAGATGATGATTCTGGCTTTCTAAGAGAAGAGATTGATACCCTGCACATTAGGCCTTATCCGCCAGAAACTCTTGTTGTTGATCGTTTCAATCTTTATGAAGAAGTTGATGCTTGCTATAATGATGGTTGGTGGGTCGGTGTGATTTCTAAGGTTCTTGTTGGCACAAAATACCGAGTCTTCTTTAGAGACACCAATGAGGAAATGGAGTTTCAACACTCTAACCTAAGGCCACACCAGGAGTGGATTGATGGCAAATGGGTTATGGCTTCCCTT GCTCAGGAGTTGTGA
- the LOC132172537 gene encoding rhodanese-like domain-containing protein 6 isoform X2 → MAEPKAQAQDEERYGVLLYYKYIEIPDLDELVAFYESNCNSLGLLGRVRLSPNGVNVTVGGKLSLLEKHVAAVRSNSLFEGTDFKLAACDRPLNDKVAEECGFNALSIRVVKELVTLSSHPLLKSPEISNAGIHLSAVEFHSALQSAGQGQFSEKDSPAYNGGLVLLDARNLYETRIGKFNAPNVETLDPGIRQYSDLPSWIDDNSEQLKGKRVLMYCTGGIRCEMASAYIRSKGSGFENVFQIEGALYVCELCLKHGKGVESVASNGNGKTQAEASVVELKTVLSDTKLSSQLAWSHDNRSPRKLRILCLHGFRQNASSFKGRTASLAKKLKNIAELVFVDAPHELPYIYQPCFTGSHGDCTSPSLHQIRPPLTENCKKKFAWLVAPDFSGTSGADWKIADGPFDPFQYQQQTGGFDVSLAYLKAVFSQEGPFDGILGFSQGAAMAALVSAQLERLKGEMDFRFVILCSGFALKLSEFEHQSINCPSLHIFGSDHGEDRQIANQASRDLASLFDDGCCGIIEHDSGHIIPTRSPYIDEIKNFLQRFL, encoded by the exons ATGGCAGAGCccaaagcccaagcccaagaCGAAGAGCGGTATGGCGTCCTCCTCTACTACAAGTACATCGAAATCCCCGACCTCGACGAACTTGTCGCCTTCTACGAGTCCAACTGCAATTCCCTCGGCCTCCTCGGCCGTGTCCGCCTCTCTCCTAACGGCGTCAACGTCACC GTTGGCGGGAAGTTATCGTTATTGGAGAAACACGTCGCTGCTGTGAGGTCAAATAGTTTGTTTGAAGGGACTGACTTCAAGCTCGCGGCTTGTGATCGCCCACTGAATGACAAGGTTGCAGAGGAATGTGGATTCAATGCGCTTTCCATTCGAGTCGTCAAG GAACTGGTTACTCTTAGTTCTCACCCATTGTTAAAGTCACCTGAAATTTCAAACGCTGGGATTCATCTGTCTGCAGTTGAATTTCATTCTGCTCTTCAGAGTGCTG GGCAAGGGCAATTTTCAGAGAAAGATAGTCCAGCATACAATGGAGGACTTGTTCtattagatgcaagaaatttATATGAGACAAGAATTGGGAAGTTCAACGCACCAAATGTGGAAACTTTGGATCCGGGAATCAGGCAGTATAGTGATCTGCCCTCATGGATAGATGATAACTCTGAGCAATTGAAAGGGAAACGTGTTCTTAT GTACTGCACTGGAGGGATAAGGTGTGAGATGGCATCGGCATATATTAGGTCTAAAGGTTCTGGGTTTGAGAATGTGTTTCAG ATTGAGGGTGCTCTATATGTTTGCGAGCTCTGCCTGAAACATGGCAAGGGTGTTGAGTCTGTGGCATCAAACGGAAACGGCAAAACTCAGGCGGAAGCATCAGTAGTTGAGCTTAAAACTGTTTTGTCAGATACCAAACTCTCATCTCAACTGGCTTGGAGTCATG ATAACAGGTCTCCAAGAAAACTCAGAATCTTATGCCTGCATGGGTTTCGGCAGAATGCCTCCAGTTTTAAAGGAAGAACTGCATCATTAgccaaaaaactcaaaaacattGCTGAGCTAGTTTTTGTTGATGCACCACATGAACTACCATACATTTACCAACCCTGCTTCACAGGGTCACATGGAGATTGCACATCACCTTCACTACACCAAATCCGTCCTCCACTGACTGAGAATTGTAAGAAAAAGTTTGCATGGTTAGTAGCACCTGATTTCAGTGGAACGAGTGGAGCTGATTGGAAAATCGCAGATGGTCCGTTTGATCCTTTCCAGTACCAGCAGCAAACCGGTGGCTTTGATGTATCACTGGCATATTTGAAGGCTGTGTTCTCTCAGGAAGGGCCATTTGATGGGATCCTGGGATTTTCTCAGGGAGCCGCAATGGCTGCTTTAGTCTCTGCACAACTAGAAAGGCTAAAAGGTGAAATGGATTTTAGATTTGTGATTTTGTGCTCTGGGTTTGCTCTTAAATTATCCGAGTTCGAGCATCAATCGATCAACTGCCCTTCGCTTCACATTTTCGGCAGTGACCACGGTGAGGACAGGCAGATTGCAAACCAAGCTAGCAGGGACCTTGCTTCTTTATTTGATGATGGTTGCTGTGGGATAATTGAACATGACTCTGGTCATATAATTCCTACTCGGTCTCCCTATATCGATGAgattaaaaattttcttcaacgtTTCCTATGA